From a region of the Planktothrix sp. FACHB-1365 genome:
- a CDS encoding GvpL/GvpF family gas vesicle protein, with the protein MENGFYLYGILPTNQVRPLGLSGLDQQPIQTHPVNEFSFLYSAAQQDRYLASRRNLLGHEQVLELVMQHGYRSILPLQFGLVIQDWETVETQLIVPYQERLKQLFHKLEGKREVGVKIFWEEPEELNRLMIENQELREKRDRLEGKPLSMDEVIQIGQEIEQAMQDRQQGIIEKFQHTLNPLAEEIVENETLTNTMIYNAAYLIPWDTEPKFSDKIEELDHYFKNRLRIRYNNFTAPFNFAQLNP; encoded by the coding sequence ATGGAAAATGGTTTCTATTTATATGGAATTTTACCGACAAACCAAGTACGACCTTTAGGGTTATCGGGATTAGATCAACAACCGATTCAAACCCATCCGGTGAATGAGTTTAGCTTTTTATATTCCGCAGCCCAGCAAGATCGGTATTTAGCCAGTCGCCGGAATTTATTAGGCCATGAACAAGTCTTAGAACTGGTGATGCAACATGGTTATAGAAGCATTTTACCTTTGCAATTTGGATTAGTGATTCAAGATTGGGAAACTGTAGAAACGCAGTTAATTGTTCCCTATCAAGAACGGTTAAAACAATTGTTTCATAAATTAGAGGGAAAACGGGAAGTCGGAGTTAAAATTTTTTGGGAAGAACCGGAAGAATTAAATCGTTTAATGATAGAAAACCAAGAATTAAGAGAAAAGCGCGATCGCTTAGAAGGTAAACCGCTTAGTATGGATGAAGTCATTCAGATTGGTCAAGAAATTGAACAGGCGATGCAAGATCGCCAACAGGGAATTATTGAGAAATTTCAACACACCTTAAACCCCTTAGCAGAAGAAATTGTTGAGAATGAAACCTTAACTAATACGATGATCTATAATGCCGCTTATTTAATTCCTTGGGATACGGAACCTAAATTTAGTGATAAAATTGAAGAACTTGATCACTATTTTAAGAACCGCTTACGAATTCGCTATAATAATTTTACAGCCCCCTTTAATTTTGCCCAACTCAATCCT
- a CDS encoding gas vesicle protein K, with translation MSSSEPSIETSITPTSSRKDAGLAPLVLTLVELIRQLMEAQIIRRMEGNTLSEEELDRAAESLRQLEIQVLQLCEIFEIDPADLNIELSEFGTLLPKSGTYYPGESSQNPSVLELLDRLMNTGIVVEGSVDLGLAQLNLIHAKLRLVLTSKPL, from the coding sequence ATGTCATCTTCTGAACCTTCGATAGAAACAAGTATTACCCCCACATCCTCTCGAAAAGATGCGGGTTTAGCACCCTTAGTGCTGACTTTGGTAGAATTAATTCGGCAATTAATGGAAGCACAAATCATCCGACGGATGGAAGGTAATACCCTGAGTGAGGAAGAATTAGATCGGGCTGCGGAAAGTTTGCGACAATTAGAAATTCAGGTGTTACAATTGTGTGAAATCTTTGAAATTGATCCGGCTGATTTGAATATTGAATTATCAGAATTTGGGACATTATTACCGAAATCAGGAACTTATTATCCGGGGGAAAGTTCACAAAACCCTTCAGTTTTAGAATTATTAGATCGGTTAATGAATACGGGAATTGTTGTTGAGGGAAGCGTAGATTTAGGGTTAGCCCAACTCAATTTGATTCATGCCAAATTAAGGTTAGTTTTAACTTCTAAACCTTTGTAG